From a region of the Acidimicrobiia bacterium genome:
- a CDS encoding ABC transporter permease — protein sequence MSKRPSSLKLLANQIGYQNRRFRRNVMAAFFTLAFPLMFLLLFGALFEGVDIAPGVEVAAAQFYAPGLAVFAAVSATYTNIGISTAISRDEGILKRTRGTPLPPWIYVGGVVGSGIVLAAFGAALMLTVGVLAYGIEFDWANLLPAVLTFVLGVASFSLLGLALASIASSGQSAPALAQATLLPVAFASNIFISVRNDPPAWLGLLGDIFPLKAFADAFFACFDPFRQGSVYEPWLLLRIAAWGVLGALVFWRKFTWEPAVGGPTRSRRRR from the coding sequence ATGAGTAAACGCCCCTCAAGTCTTAAACTGTTGGCCAACCAAATCGGCTACCAAAACCGCCGCTTTCGCCGCAACGTTATGGCCGCCTTTTTCACCTTGGCCTTCCCGCTCATGTTCCTGCTGCTCTTCGGCGCCCTCTTCGAAGGCGTAGACATCGCCCCCGGCGTTGAAGTAGCCGCCGCCCAGTTTTACGCCCCCGGCCTGGCCGTATTTGCTGCCGTATCAGCCACCTACACCAACATCGGCATCTCCACGGCGATCTCGCGGGACGAAGGAATACTCAAACGCACCCGAGGCACTCCCTTGCCGCCCTGGATATACGTAGGAGGCGTGGTGGGTTCCGGCATCGTGCTGGCCGCCTTTGGCGCCGCCCTCATGTTGACGGTCGGCGTGTTGGCCTACGGCATCGAATTCGACTGGGCCAACCTGCTGCCCGCCGTGTTGACCTTCGTGCTCGGCGTGGCCTCCTTTTCCTTACTGGGCCTGGCCCTAGCCTCAATAGCAAGCTCCGGGCAGTCAGCACCCGCATTGGCTCAAGCCACCCTGCTGCCCGTGGCCTTCGCCTCTAATATTTTTATCAGCGTGCGCAACGACCCCCCAGCCTGGTTGGGCCTCTTAGGGGACATTTTCCCCCTTAAAGCATTCGCAGACGCTTTCTTCGCTTGCTTCGACCCCTTTCGCCAAGGCTCGGTTTACGAACCCTGGTTGCTTTTACGCATCGCCGCTTGGGGGGTGCTCGGTGCCCTCGTGTTCTGGCGCAAATTCACTTGGGAACCGGCCGTCGGTGGGCCAACCCGAAGCCGACGCCGCCGCTAA